From the Amia ocellicauda isolate fAmiCal2 chromosome 12, fAmiCal2.hap1, whole genome shotgun sequence genome, the window ATCTAATTGCAATggattttctttctatttctctcCCCAGAGTGCAGGACCCAGACAGAGAGAAATTAGAAGAGCGCAGCTCCCCTGTCCCCAACCACTTCAGGGTAACTGACCAACTAATATCACTGTTCTGTAGTGGTATTATTATAGTGCGTGTGAGAGTTTTACTGCATCTCTGCCCTCTGCCCCACTCTCTCAGGTGCTCTCAGTGTGCAGTGATGCAGAAAGTGAAGACAGGCTGAACTTGCATGTGAGGCTCCAAGGGGGCAAGACCATCGAACTGGATGTGTTTCCAGGGGAGATGCTGGCCAGTGTGAAAGAAGAAGCATGTCGACAGGCGAACCTGGAGCCAGACCACATGCAACTGGTTTTTGATGGTGAGCAGAGCATGTTGGGTTTCcttttgtatattgttttattgttattggcAGAGAATGATGGGTACTGAAGTTTATATTAGTTATTATATTGTGTCATTATTTTTAGGCTTGTCAGGTAAGGATAGCATGATGAGTaatattttagttaatattgttattatgattgttattagttgtgtttattattattataaatggtATTAATAGTGGTAgtacaaataatactaatatttatatCTGTAACAGAAGTAGTATGTAGACTCTATTTTTTGTTTGGTATTGTAGCATTTGCAGTGGCAAGATAGATTTAGCAGGCTACAGAAAAGTAATAAAAGCAACAGGGAGCCTCAATAACAGAGGTGGAGTCCCAGAATTGGGGAAGctacttttaataaaaaagttgaTAATGGCACTATAAACTGCTTTGGATTAAAAGTAGCTAGCTAAAGCTACTTTTGAAAATggttgaatatatacatatgcatcAAAATGCAAGACCAAATCAAACCGAAAACAGTAACAGTGGTTACATTACAGGTAATTGAATCCTTGAAAGAATGACGTGCATTTGCAGGGGCCCTGaccttttaaatataatattccATACATGAAGACACTGTTTGACAAGAAATACAATAGGAGAAATGTCAATGATCCTTATAATACAACCATATATTTCATAGTCTCTCAGTTTACAGTGACAGAGATTCAAAATCTAGCCTTGTAAACTCTTGTTGATGCGACTTAACATTTCAAACTGGAAATCTGAGAAGGTGTTCACTGGCTACATGTGCAGGCTGACctaggatttgtttttaagttaacattaatttaaaatgtaatggatTTGAATTAAGATCTTTGCATTTACATCTTCTGCACCAGAGCTGGGCAGCCTCTGAAACCTTCATtccaaaacatttgaaatatctgcTGTAACACACCTCTTAAGTAGTTAATAGTATttagtattatatttttttatagagTTAAAAGCTCCATACTCAAAAGATTGAAATATTATCAAGCTTTTGATCAAACGGCACAaaatcacaacacacacacacattttatgatGTGTGGCCAGCATTGAACAACATTCAAATTGCAAAAGCAATGCTGGCCAAGTTTGCACCAACAATTTCTTGTAATTTGATTGATGGATTTGTTCTCTGCATCCTGGCAAATTATAACTATTACAACTTGGCCTATTGGTTTGATATCTCCTCTTTAGATGGCTGGGCCCTCtgtgtattctttttttctttcagttgacaatatgtttgtatatattgatatatatacgTATCTGGCACCCACAAAGGCACAGAACCCGGAACATTCTTGAACTGATCCCCGCTCTTATTCAAATGCTATTATTTCCTGGAGCAGTGCTTAAACTGACTGTTTACTGGATGAAGTGGTCATTTATAATGAATGGATGTATAGATAAAGAAATGCATAAAAATAGAAGGAATGATTGTCTGACTAAGTCTTTTCCTCTGTTCCTCTTCTCCTTCTGTACCCTCCCTTCTTTCAGGAGAAGTGCTGGATGAAAATAAGAAAGTGAGGGAGAGCAAACTCCGGAGAGGGAATACTCTGAATCTCATTCGCCGtgcttagagagagagagagggctgaGCATTGTCCACTGCTAAAGCTTTTGTttatgcatgtattgtatttaccactccttctcaatttttttttattaattttctttcttctcaTGCTTCTTTTTCTTGCCTTGTAAGCAGTATGTATTTTCATCAATATCTATCTGTATTAC encodes:
- the LOC136764554 gene encoding ubiquitin-like; its protein translation is MGQLWSWFTEAPEQEEEEKREEESSPVQPRVQDPDREKLEERSSPVPNHFRVLSVCSDAESEDRLNLHVRLQGGKTIELDVFPGEMLASVKEEACRQANLEPDHMQLVFDGEVLDENKKVRESKLRRGNTLNLIRRA